The sequence CGCCATCGTCGTCCTGGTGGGTGGACATCTCTTCAGCATCCTCATCAATATCCTGGGCGCTTTCGTCCATCCCCTGCGTCTGCAGTACGTCGAGTTCTTCGGGAAGTTCTATCCGGGCGGAGGGCTTTCGTACGCCCCTTTGACCCACTCCGAGGAGTACGTGGAGATCGACAACAGCTGCTCCTCCAAGGTTTAATCCGACACGGACAACACGGATAAAAGCGAGGGAAAAGCCCTCGGGCCTTTCCCACATTTTTGAAGGGAGTGCTTGACATTATGGAATATCTGGGACTCACGCTGGCTTTGTTCGGCGCCGCTCTGGCTGCGGCCCTTTCGGGAATCGGGTCGGCCATCGGCATCGGCATCGCCGGAGGCAGTGCGGCGGGCGTCATGACTGAGGACCCGAACAAGTTCGCCAGCTGCCTCATCCTGCAGGCCCTTCCCGGCACGCAGGGCATCTATGGACTCCTGATCACCTTTTTTGTCCTCAACAAGCTGGGACTTCTCGGCGGCGGCGCAGCCGTGGCCCTGAACTGGAACCAGGGGCTCCAGATTTTCGCCGCCTGCATGCCCATCGCCATCGTCGGCTGGATCTCCGCCATCTACCAGGGCAAGACCTCGGCGGCCTCCATCCAGATGATCTCCAAGAAGCCCGAGGCCATGGGCAAGGCCATCATCCTTCCCGCCATGGTCGAGACCTACGCGGTTCTGGCCCTCCTGACGAGCATCCTGATGCTTATGGGAGTCCAGCTCTAGGGCGGGTGGCTCGCATGTCACTTGCCGACATCAAAGCCAGAATAAGCGCCGAGGCACAGGACCAGATCCGGGCGATCGAGGCCGAGAACGATGCCCGGGTCGCCGAGATCACGGGCAAGGCGGAGGCCGAGGTCAAGGCCATCCGGGATTCCTACGGGGAAAGGCTCTCGAAGGAGGAGCCCGAGGTGGCCAGACGCCGCAAGATCGTGGCCGAGCTCGACGCTGCGAAGGTGGATCTGGGCGTGCGCCAAACCCTCGTCGGCGAGGCCTTCGAGAGTTCCCTCCGCCGACTGGCCGAAATGCCTCGGGACCAATACGTGGCCTTCGCGAACCGTCTGATGGAGCAGGCCGTCCGCACGGGGCACGAGGTCGTCCTCGTCGGAAGGGGAGAAAAGCACCTCGACAAGTCCTGGCTCGACGAGTACAACACGGCCCATCAGACCTCCCTGGTCCTCTCCCCCGACCGCCTGTCCATCTCCGGCGGCTTCGTCCTCCGGGACGGGAGGATCGACGTCAATTGTTCCTGGGACATGCTTCTCGAGGACATTCGTTCGGAGATCGAGTCCGAAGTCGTCAGGAAGCTGTTCCCCTAGGGGGTGCGACCGTGAGTTACGTGTATGCCGTGGCCAGATTGCGAGGCATGGAGAATCGCCTTCTGGACGCATCCTTCCTCTCCCGGCTCATCGACAGCCCGACGCTCGACGACGCCCTGAAGGCCCTGGGGGAGACGCCTTACTCCCGTTGGCTCGGAAAGGCCGCCGAGGCCGGCTTCGACAAGCTCATCGACGAGGAGATGCTCGCCACATGCAGGGAGCTGGAACAGTTCGTGCCGGACAAGGCGCTCCTGACCCTTTTTCGGATGCCCTACGACTATCATAACGTCAAGGTGGTCCTGAAGAGCCTTTTCAAGGTTCGAGGCGGGGATTCCGAGGGGCGCCGCCACGAACTGCTTTCGCCTTTGGGCTCCGTCGACCCCGCCGAGCTGGTTTCGGCCCTCGAGACGGAGGAATATGCCCATCTCCCCTACGGTCTGGGCGATCTGATCCCCCGTTGCTGGTTCCTGTGGGAACAGACGAGGGACGCGCAGGCGGTGGAGCTGCTCCTGGACCACCACTTGTTTGCCACGATGCTCTCCCTTGCCGAGAATCTGAAGATGCCGACCATCGTGGATTGGGTGAGGAACAAGATCGATGCGGAGAACCTTCGCAGCGCCGTGAGGCTCCAGCGTATGGGCTTCGACACGGCGAAGGGGCTGCCCTTCTTTCATCCCGGCGGGACGATCCGTCCCGACGACGTCGCGCGCCTCCTCGGGGAGCCTTTGGAAACGTGGAGCAAACTCCTCTCTCACACCGGCATCGGCCCCCTGCTGGATGCCCTTCAGGACCGGTCGGACCTCCGGACGACCCTCTCGGAGGTCTCCAAGGCCCTCGACGCGTACCTGATCCGGGTGCTCGAAAAGGCGCGCTTTTCGATGGACTCCCCGGCGAACGTCCTCCTCTACCTGCTGACCAAGGAGGCCGAGGCGCGCAATCTGCGCATCGTCCTGGTCTGCGTAGCCGGCGGGCTGAATCGTGAATTTGCAAGGAGGCTGTTGAGCCATGTCCGATAGCCTTTCTTTGCCGATGGCCGCCATCGGCAGCTATGAGATGGTGCTCCCCTTTCAGGCCGTGGGCGTCAAACCCTTCATCCTGGAGGCGAACGAGCGGGACACGTTCGAGCGGACGCTCGAGAAACTGGCCCGTGAAAATTACGCCGTGGTCTTCATTCAAGAGGACCTCTTCGTCGACTTCATTGAGAAGGTCGAGGAGATCAACGACACCTATCCCACCAGCGTCCTGCCCCTGCCCGGACTGTCGGGCAATACCGGCGCAGGGCTGGCCTCCATCCGCAGCAGCGTGGAGAAGGCCGTGGGCATGGACATCTTTGCGGAGAGATAGGAAGGGCGGGCAGCTCCCCTTTCCTCGAGGAAAATGTATAGCGGAGGCGATAATAGTGCCCAATGAAAGATTGGTAAAAGGGACCATAGAGCGGATCGCCGGCCCATTGGTCATCGCCAAGGGAATGACGGGTGCCAGCATGTACGACGTTGTGCACATCGGCGAGATCGGTCTGGTCGGAGAGATCGTGGAGCTGGAGGGGGACAAGGCCTCCATCCAGGCCTACGAGGAGACCTCCGGCCTCATGCCCGGCGAGCCCGTCGTCTGCCTGGGCGAGCCCCTGAGCGTCGAGCTCGGTCCCGGAATTATCGAACAGTTCTACGACGGCATCCAGCGCCCCCTCGAGCTGATCGAGCAGGCGGCGGAAAGCCATTTCATCTCGCGCGGAATCAACGTTCCGGCGATCGATCGCAAGAAAAAATGGAACTTCGAGCCCAGGGTGAAGGTCGGGGATCTCGTCGAATCGGGCGATATCCTCGGAGTCGTTCAGGAGACGGTCGTCGTCGAACACCGCATTCTGGTGCCGAACGGCGTCAAGGGCAAGGTCAAGACCATCCAGTCCGGGGAGCGCACGGTCGAGGAGGTCGTCGCCGTACTGGACGACGAGGGGACCCTGCACGAGGTCAAGATGCTTCAGCGTTGGCCCGTGCGTCAGCCGCGCCCCGTCGCCAAGCGCCTTCCCCCCAACGTGCCGATGAGCACCGGGCAGCGCGTCGTCGACGCCTTCTTCCCCATCGCTCTCGGGGGGACGGCCTGCGTTCCAGGCCCCTTCGGTTCCGGCAAGACGGTCATCCAGCACCAGTTCGCCAAGTGGGCCCAGGCCCAGATCGTCGTCTACGTCGGGTGCGGGGAGCGCGGCAACGAGATGACGGACGTGCTTCTGGAGTTCCCCGAGCTGGAGGACCCGCAGTCCGGACACCCGCTGATGAAGCGGACCACGCTCATCGCCAACACCTCCAACATGCCCGTGGCGGCGCGCGAGGCCTCCATCTACACGGCCATCACCCTGGCCGAGTACTACCGGGACATGGGCTACTCCGTGGCCCTGATGGCGGACTCGACCAGCCGATGGGCCGAGGCCCTGCGCGAGATGTCCGGCCGCCTCGAGGAGATGCCCGGCGAGGAGGGCTACCCCGCCTACCTGGGGACACGCCTCGCCTCCTTCTACGAGCGCGCCGGCCGCTGCATCGTCAAGGGCGGAGAAGGGCGCGAGGGATCCATCAGCGTCATCGGGGCAGTCTCGCCCCCCGGCGGCGACCTCTCCGAGCCCGTCACGCAGAACACGCTGCGCGTCACCAAAGTGTTCTGGGGCCTCGACGCGAATCTGGCCTATCAGCGCCACTTCCCCGCCATCAACTGGCTCTCCAGCTACTCGCTCTACACGGAGCGCCTGGATGCCTATTGGGACGAGAAGTTCGACGACGAGTGGAGCGGCTTGCGCATCGAGGCCATGAGCCTTCTGGAGGAGGAGGATCAACTGCGCGAGGTCGTACGCCTGGTCGGGATCGACGCCCTCTCCAAAGAGGAGCGGATGGTGCTGGAGACGGCAAAGTCCCTGCGCGAGGATTTTCTGCATCAGAACGCCTTCCACGAGATCGACACCTATGCCTCGATGGACAAGCAGTTCAAGATGCTCAAGACCATCGTCCGTTTCCATCATCTGGGCATGGACGCCCTTCGGAAGGGCGTCGCCATGAACGCGCTCTTCAACCTCCCGGTGCGCGAACAGATCGCCCGCATGCGCTATCTCGAGGAGGCCCAGATCGCTCAGATCGACAAGCTTGAGGATACGATAAAGGAACAGATCAACGGGATCGTCCCGGTGGGTGGTGAGAGCAATGTTGCCTAAGGAATACAGGACCGTCTCGGGCCTTGCCGGCCCCCTGATGATGGTGGAGAACACGAGCGACGTCCGATACGACGAGCTGGTCGAGATCGAGCTCGGCAACGGGGAGAAGCGCCGCGGCCGTGTGCTCGAGATCGAGTCGACGCGCGCACTGGTTCAGGTCTTCGAGGGCACCTCGGGCATCGACATCGCCGACACGAAGGTGCGCTTCGTCGGCAAGGTTCTGACGCTGCCGGTGTCACGCGACATGCTGGGACGCGTCTTCAACGGACGCGGCGAGCCCATCGACGGCGGTGCCCCCCTGATCGCCGAGAAGAAGCTGGACATCAACGGAATGCCGATGAACCCCTACTCCCGGGACTTCCCCTCGGAGTTCATCCAGACCGGCATCTCCACGATCGACGGGCTGAACCCGATGGTCCGCGGTCAGAAGCTGCCCATCTTCTCGGCTTCCGGACTTCCCCACAACCGCATGGCCGCGCAGATCGCACGTCAGGCGACGGTCATCAGCGGCCACGAGGACTTCGCCGTCGTGTTCGCCGCGATGGGCATCACCTTCGAGGAGGCCTCCTTCTTCATGGAGGACTTCCGCAAAACGGGCGCCCTCCAGCGTACGGTGCTCTACATCAACCTGGCGGACGACCCGGCGATCGAGCGCATCACCACGCCGCGCATCGCCCTCACCGCAGCGGAGTACCTGGCGTTCGAATGCGACATGCACGTCGTGGTCATCCTCACCGACCTGACGAACTACTGCGAGGCGCTGCGCGAGATTTCGGCGGCCCGCAAGGAGGTCCCCGGCCGGCGCGGCTATCCCGGCTACCTGTACACCGACCTCGCGACCATGTACGAGCGAGCCGGACGTCTGAAGGGAAAGAGCGGCTCCATCACCCAGATCCCCATTCTGACCATGCCCGAGGACGACAAGACGCACCCGATCCCCGACCTCACCGGCTACATCACGGAGGGGCAGATCATCCTCAGCCGCGGCCTGCACCGCAAGGGCATCTATCCGCCGGTAGACGTCATGCCCTCCCTCTCCCGCCTCAAGGACAAGGGCATCGGCAAGGAGAAGACCCGAGAGGATCACGCCGACCTGATGAACCAGCTCTTCGCCGGCTACGCGCGCGGCAAGGAGGCCAAGGAGCTCGCGGTCATCCTCGGCGAGGGCGCTTTGACGGACGAGGACAAGGCCTTCGCCAAGTTTGCCGACGTCTTCGAGGACCGCTACATCCGTCAGGGCGAATACGAGAACCGTACCGTCAAGGAGACGCTCGAGCTGGGCTGGGACCTTCTCACCCTGATCCCGACGAAGGAGCTGAAGCGCGTCCGCGACGCCTACATCGACAAGTATCTGAAACCCCTGCTCGACAAGAAGGCGGAACAGGGCATAAAGGCCTAAGGAGGCGGTGGAGCGATGGCACGCATCAACGTCAACCCCAACCGCATGGAGCTCTCGAAGCTCAAGAAGCGCCTGGCGGTGGCCAAGCGGGGGCACAAGCTGCTGAAGGACAAGCAGGACGCCCTCATCAAGGCGTTTTTGGAGCGGGCTCGAGCGGGCAAGGAGCTCCGGGAGAGGGTCGAGGCCGAACTTCAGGAGTGCTACGGGACCTTTGCGCTCTCCCGGGCGCAGACCACCCCCGAGATCCTGGAGCAGGCACTGATCTTTCCGGGGGCGCGCTGCACGCTCTCCGTGGACTGGCACAACGTCATGAGCGTCATGGTCCCGCAATACGACGTCAAGCAGGAAGGCAACCCCGTAAACTACGGCTTCGTCTCCGTCCCCCTGCTGCTGGATGTGGCTCTGGAGCAGTTCAGCAAACTGATCCTCCGCCTGCTGGAACTGGCCGCCGAGGAGAAGGCCATCCGCCTGATGGCCGGCGAGATCGAACGTACCCGGCGGCGCGTCAACGCCCTGGAGTACGTCATGATCCCCAATCTGCAGGAGACCATCCGCTACATCAGCATGAAGCTGGACGAGCAGGAACGCTCGACCCTCAGCCGCCTGATGAAGATCAAGGAGATCGTCCGATCGGCTTGAAGACGAACCTGTTCCATAAAAAAACTCCCCCTCGCAGGAGGGGGAGTTTTTTTATGGAGACACTCTCCAAGATGAGTCCGAAGACGGCACTATGCCGATTGCATCCCCACAAGCTGCTCGATGTTGCCCACAACCTCCGGCGTGAGCCCCATGGATTGGGCAAGCCGCTCCAGGTACGTCCGCTCCGCCAGGGTATCCACCTCGACAGCCATCAGAGAGGCGGAGTACACCTGCGCGGCAAGCTCGGGACGACCTCGGACCGCCGCAACGATCGCCTCCGTGGACATCGGGCTCTGCAGCTGCGAAAGGACATAATT is a genomic window of Fretibacterium sp. OH1220_COT-178 containing:
- a CDS encoding V-type ATP synthase subunit K; the encoded protein is MEYLGLTLALFGAALAAALSGIGSAIGIGIAGGSAAGVMTEDPNKFASCLILQALPGTQGIYGLLITFFVLNKLGLLGGGAAVALNWNQGLQIFAACMPIAIVGWISAIYQGKTSAASIQMISKKPEAMGKAIILPAMVETYAVLALLTSILMLMGVQL
- a CDS encoding V-type ATPase subunit; amino-acid sequence: MSYVYAVARLRGMENRLLDASFLSRLIDSPTLDDALKALGETPYSRWLGKAAEAGFDKLIDEEMLATCRELEQFVPDKALLTLFRMPYDYHNVKVVLKSLFKVRGGDSEGRRHELLSPLGSVDPAELVSALETEEYAHLPYGLGDLIPRCWFLWEQTRDAQAVELLLDHHLFATMLSLAENLKMPTIVDWVRNKIDAENLRSAVRLQRMGFDTAKGLPFFHPGGTIRPDDVARLLGEPLETWSKLLSHTGIGPLLDALQDRSDLRTTLSEVSKALDAYLIRVLEKARFSMDSPANVLLYLLTKEAEARNLRIVLVCVAGGLNREFARRLLSHVR
- a CDS encoding V-type ATP synthase subunit E, whose amino-acid sequence is MSLADIKARISAEAQDQIRAIEAENDARVAEITGKAEAEVKAIRDSYGERLSKEEPEVARRRKIVAELDAAKVDLGVRQTLVGEAFESSLRRLAEMPRDQYVAFANRLMEQAVRTGHEVVLVGRGEKHLDKSWLDEYNTAHQTSLVLSPDRLSISGGFVLRDGRIDVNCSWDMLLEDIRSEIESEVVRKLFP
- a CDS encoding V-type ATP synthase subunit B, translated to MLPKEYRTVSGLAGPLMMVENTSDVRYDELVEIELGNGEKRRGRVLEIESTRALVQVFEGTSGIDIADTKVRFVGKVLTLPVSRDMLGRVFNGRGEPIDGGAPLIAEKKLDINGMPMNPYSRDFPSEFIQTGISTIDGLNPMVRGQKLPIFSASGLPHNRMAAQIARQATVISGHEDFAVVFAAMGITFEEASFFMEDFRKTGALQRTVLYINLADDPAIERITTPRIALTAAEYLAFECDMHVVVILTDLTNYCEALREISAARKEVPGRRGYPGYLYTDLATMYERAGRLKGKSGSITQIPILTMPEDDKTHPIPDLTGYITEGQIILSRGLHRKGIYPPVDVMPSLSRLKDKGIGKEKTREDHADLMNQLFAGYARGKEAKELAVILGEGALTDEDKAFAKFADVFEDRYIRQGEYENRTVKETLELGWDLLTLIPTKELKRVRDAYIDKYLKPLLDKKAEQGIKA
- a CDS encoding V-type ATP synthase subunit F; amino-acid sequence: MSDSLSLPMAAIGSYEMVLPFQAVGVKPFILEANERDTFERTLEKLARENYAVVFIQEDLFVDFIEKVEEINDTYPTSVLPLPGLSGNTGAGLASIRSSVEKAVGMDIFAER
- a CDS encoding V-type ATP synthase subunit A; this encodes MTGASMYDVVHIGEIGLVGEIVELEGDKASIQAYEETSGLMPGEPVVCLGEPLSVELGPGIIEQFYDGIQRPLELIEQAAESHFISRGINVPAIDRKKKWNFEPRVKVGDLVESGDILGVVQETVVVEHRILVPNGVKGKVKTIQSGERTVEEVVAVLDDEGTLHEVKMLQRWPVRQPRPVAKRLPPNVPMSTGQRVVDAFFPIALGGTACVPGPFGSGKTVIQHQFAKWAQAQIVVYVGCGERGNEMTDVLLEFPELEDPQSGHPLMKRTTLIANTSNMPVAAREASIYTAITLAEYYRDMGYSVALMADSTSRWAEALREMSGRLEEMPGEEGYPAYLGTRLASFYERAGRCIVKGGEGREGSISVIGAVSPPGGDLSEPVTQNTLRVTKVFWGLDANLAYQRHFPAINWLSSYSLYTERLDAYWDEKFDDEWSGLRIEAMSLLEEEDQLREVVRLVGIDALSKEERMVLETAKSLREDFLHQNAFHEIDTYASMDKQFKMLKTIVRFHHLGMDALRKGVAMNALFNLPVREQIARMRYLEEAQIAQIDKLEDTIKEQINGIVPVGGESNVA
- a CDS encoding V-type ATP synthase subunit D, which translates into the protein MARINVNPNRMELSKLKKRLAVAKRGHKLLKDKQDALIKAFLERARAGKELRERVEAELQECYGTFALSRAQTTPEILEQALIFPGARCTLSVDWHNVMSVMVPQYDVKQEGNPVNYGFVSVPLLLDVALEQFSKLILRLLELAAEEKAIRLMAGEIERTRRRVNALEYVMIPNLQETIRYISMKLDEQERSTLSRLMKIKEIVRSA